One window from the genome of Methyloradius palustris encodes:
- the tpx gene encoding thiol peroxidase yields MTSTVTLKGNPVSIGGDFLKKGDSAPDFTLADSKRNDVHLENYAGKRKILNIFPSVDTPTCAMSVRQFNSKANALANTVVLCVSADLPFAQSRFCGAEGLENVVTLSTFRNTAKFSESYGVQIKDSSLAGLTARAVVVLDENNKVLHSELVGEIAEEPNYDAALAVL; encoded by the coding sequence ATGACAAGCACCGTAACCCTTAAAGGCAACCCAGTTAGCATAGGTGGTGATTTTCTAAAAAAGGGTGATAGCGCACCCGATTTCACATTGGCTGACAGCAAACGTAATGATGTACATTTAGAGAACTATGCTGGCAAGCGCAAGATTTTGAATATTTTTCCTAGCGTAGATACGCCAACCTGCGCCATGTCAGTTCGCCAGTTCAATAGCAAAGCAAATGCATTGGCAAACACCGTTGTATTGTGTGTTTCCGCCGACCTGCCTTTCGCCCAATCACGCTTCTGCGGTGCAGAAGGCTTGGAAAACGTAGTTACACTTTCAACCTTCCGCAATACTGCCAAATTCTCTGAGAGCTACGGCGTGCAGATTAAAGACAGCAGCTTGGCTGGCCTCACTGCGCGTGCTGTTGTAGTGTTGGATGAAAACAATAAGGTGCTACACAGCGAACTAGTGGGTGAGATTGCTGAAGAACCTAACTATGATGCAGCTTTAGCTGTACTGTAA
- a CDS encoding chemotaxis protein CheW produces MAKKKINLHEYQQDILSKLKISTEKGQAESTSRLAVKVGDKDYLLSLADVSEVLPVPEILKIPLTQPWFLGMANVRGNLYALTDFGHFIGLNPSVITAQSRILLINDKFGINAALLVDRLVGLRSLSEMQLQKKSGEEAFWVLNKFTDNTNVEWSELDLGEFINQQSFMQVTA; encoded by the coding sequence ATGGCTAAGAAAAAAATTAATCTTCATGAATATCAACAAGATATTCTTTCAAAACTCAAAATATCAACTGAAAAAGGCCAAGCTGAATCCACATCCAGGTTGGCTGTGAAAGTTGGTGATAAAGACTATCTATTGTCTTTGGCTGATGTCAGTGAAGTTCTGCCAGTTCCAGAAATTCTAAAAATTCCACTCACCCAACCATGGTTTCTAGGCATGGCTAACGTACGTGGTAATTTATATGCGTTGACTGACTTTGGTCATTTTATTGGTTTGAATCCAAGTGTCATCACTGCGCAGTCGCGTATTTTATTGATTAACGATAAATTTGGCATAAATGCTGCTTTGCTGGTTGACAGGCTAGTTGGCTTACGCAGTTTGAGCGAAATGCAGCTGCAAAAAAAATCTGGTGAAGAAGCTTTCTGGGTGTTGAATAAGTTTACAGACAACACGAATGTTGAGTGGAGCGAATTAGACCTTGGTGAGTTTATCAATCAGCAAAGTTTTATGCAGGTAACTGCTTGA
- a CDS encoding nucleotide pyrophosphohydrolase has product MADSLAELRAKINAFVHERDWDQFHSPKNLAMAMIVEAAELVEHFQWDTLEESRELTPEKREQVSHELADTFVYLLRIAEVLELDLIAAANTKIALNAQKYPVNKAKGSNAKYTKYQENE; this is encoded by the coding sequence ATGGCTGATTCTCTAGCAGAACTCCGTGCCAAGATTAATGCGTTCGTACACGAACGTGACTGGGATCAATTCCATTCCCCCAAAAATCTGGCAATGGCGATGATTGTAGAAGCCGCTGAATTGGTTGAGCATTTTCAGTGGGATACGCTAGAAGAAAGCCGCGAATTAACACCAGAAAAACGCGAACAGGTCAGCCATGAATTGGCAGATACGTTTGTCTATTTACTGAGGATTGCTGAAGTGTTGGAACTTGATCTGATTGCTGCAGCCAATACAAAAATCGCGCTCAATGCCCAAAAATATCCTGTTAATAAAGCCAAAGGCAGTAATGCCAAATATACGAAATACCAAGAGAATGAATAA
- a CDS encoding Hpt domain-containing protein: protein MAEDFDIGPLSWVKDEINQALANVLENLDDVASHPDEVAKLKFSQTHLYQVSGALDMVGLEGCKRFCAEIEKLTGKLEKNQVAVTPETIAALKNAVKELGVYLQGLLDGLADQPLKLAPALQAMAAVQNETIGEIELFFPDTSIRAPKEAAMQDVPEDALPSYLADQRKVLLKSLLGWLRADSPEQRAANLDSLRGVLENVKQVQKQSSQRTFWWVATAFLDVLGESEFSENRYVKRLVRRLDQQLRSQADGSNRASGNLLRDLLYFIAVSRSESERIAQVRELFELEGHIPKPESYTVDVLEISATELESIESLLSTLESLKDQWNSLSETRDIKLLDAFSYQVSEVFAGSQHLTHQSIVDMLGSLYELSGEVSLDNSKLTDTVLIEVAAGLTVLEDALHRYAQLSENDIQDLDKQSQLLQEIASGEENPDTSQNSMLENVGKGVNAAVVQQIKDALNIAEQSLDSFFRDTSSTEVLLSADKAVREVIAAFDMLDMPVPTATAQASLKLIGHFKQGESDQGLFIIVAESLSMLGFYTEELPRVRPESKAALESNLDKLEKQLELMEFDEVPVIDVETTAGLVIEEIDADAFSEPVSIDTTSTEVEAATVVSEVAAPVESLVVEAEQAPVADRIDDAELLDIYLTESEEVLANIAQNLQALRINATDKEALVEVRRGFHTLKGSGRTVGMKSTAEVAWAVEQLLNLLMERKTAPTASQIAFIEDASAAFAGWTATLKEVGEVHLDYVPWQQRAHALENEAVRQKPASEEVVIGGTYKISRGLFNIFMLEAEEHMQALNESVPEVKAQMLAGEVKKPSDSSRRAAHTLASNAGTTGFKAIGVLSRELEYWFDEHQGYWTPQTFALYENVVTALGNMLRKAALLRQPKQVPSLVVALQEATAQAASVQQVAESADVPYEAQEDVLAEVDVSAEIEVPAFLDMAEPDRLAVELGAGDGQEANEETVAEISENQTDYVTLESSDGELSTTEPTGVKSSDEAAVIETNLSVSEDTPELAQPIIEPINQPQVADAYSSQDSVENELLTMFVEEAHELLPVVGNELRAWRNEPTELSHSDELQRALHTLKGSARMVGQAELADTVHGMEDRVIRGLKSKTKKVDFDGLFGDLDQIGVFVDAATSSLTANSPLTAHQPQTENRALRPVERTVQYLRMRADVLDRLINEAGEISIARSRVEREMIAFKHFSLDLTESVQRLRGQLREMEIEAESQMQSRMAYLQETNETFDPLEFDRFTRLQELTRMMAESVNDVSTIQHGLLGNMDEAESALQQQNRMNRELQHGLMDVRMVPFSMVTERLQRIVRQTAKELEKEVELHIDGESVDVDRSVLDKIGAPLEHLLRNAVAHGMETPAERKKAKKQITGKVNLVVRRENDEIIMTVSDDGAGINLERVKSKAIENGLFSAEHEVSEQALMSVIFEPGFSTATDVTQISGRGVGLDSVRSDITALGGRIDVNNAVGQGAVFTIYLPVTLSVSQVLLVRAGTNVFALPSVMVEQAQKIKADDLAKATEQGHIEWSGRDYPLYYLNKLIGDNEQLAEEHRYTPVLLLRSGTYHIALHVDEIVNNQEVVMKPIGAQLSRVPGIIGATVMGDGKVVLIINPVQLANREVLAVGNIRVSNAPVVKVEVNPTILVVDDSLTMRKVLSRLLERENYKVLLAKDGMDALQVLQENLPDVIITDIEMPRMDGFELVRNIKGDERTASIPLMIISSRTAEKHQNHAKELGVDAFLGKPVQDDELITQVSILLGNSVPVSA from the coding sequence GTGGCTGAAGATTTTGATATAGGACCGCTTTCGTGGGTTAAAGACGAGATCAATCAAGCATTAGCCAATGTGCTTGAAAATCTTGATGATGTCGCGTCCCACCCGGATGAAGTTGCTAAACTTAAATTTTCTCAAACCCATTTATACCAAGTCAGTGGTGCGCTTGATATGGTGGGTTTGGAAGGCTGTAAGCGTTTTTGCGCTGAGATTGAAAAGTTAACAGGCAAGCTTGAGAAGAATCAAGTTGCTGTAACGCCAGAAACGATTGCAGCACTAAAAAATGCAGTCAAAGAGCTAGGCGTTTATTTGCAAGGTTTGCTGGATGGTTTAGCAGATCAGCCACTTAAGTTGGCACCAGCATTGCAAGCCATGGCAGCAGTGCAGAATGAGACCATAGGCGAGATTGAGCTTTTCTTCCCAGATACATCTATACGCGCGCCAAAAGAAGCTGCTATGCAGGATGTACCAGAAGATGCATTACCAAGTTACCTAGCTGATCAACGTAAAGTGCTGCTGAAGTCGTTGTTAGGATGGCTTCGAGCCGATAGCCCTGAACAGCGAGCAGCTAATCTGGATAGTCTGCGTGGTGTACTCGAGAATGTGAAACAAGTACAAAAACAATCGTCGCAGCGCACATTCTGGTGGGTGGCAACTGCATTTCTTGATGTACTTGGTGAGTCTGAGTTTTCTGAAAATCGCTACGTAAAACGCTTGGTTCGTCGTCTTGACCAGCAGCTGCGTAGTCAGGCAGATGGCAGCAACCGTGCATCGGGCAATTTATTGCGTGATTTACTTTATTTCATTGCGGTGAGTCGTTCCGAGAGTGAGCGCATTGCGCAGGTAAGGGAGCTATTTGAGCTTGAAGGGCATATTCCCAAGCCTGAGTCATACACGGTTGATGTACTCGAAATTTCTGCTACAGAACTTGAGTCAATTGAGAGTCTGCTGAGTACATTAGAGAGCTTGAAAGATCAATGGAATAGCCTCTCAGAAACGCGTGACATCAAACTGCTGGATGCATTTTCATACCAAGTCAGCGAAGTATTCGCAGGTAGCCAGCATTTAACCCATCAGTCTATCGTCGATATGCTTGGCAGCCTCTATGAGCTTTCGGGTGAAGTGTCGCTCGATAACAGCAAACTCACAGACACTGTATTAATTGAGGTGGCCGCAGGGCTAACCGTATTAGAAGATGCGCTGCACCGCTATGCGCAGCTTTCTGAAAATGATATTCAGGACTTGGACAAACAGTCACAACTCTTGCAAGAAATTGCCAGCGGCGAAGAAAATCCCGATACCTCACAAAACTCCATGCTGGAAAATGTGGGTAAGGGTGTTAATGCTGCGGTGGTTCAGCAAATTAAGGATGCCTTGAATATTGCCGAGCAATCGCTCGACAGTTTCTTCCGCGATACGAGTAGCACAGAGGTGTTGCTGAGTGCAGACAAGGCTGTAAGAGAAGTCATTGCTGCTTTCGATATGCTGGATATGCCAGTTCCTACTGCCACAGCGCAAGCAAGTTTGAAGTTGATCGGCCACTTCAAACAAGGTGAATCAGATCAAGGTTTGTTTATCATCGTTGCTGAGAGCCTGAGTATGTTGGGCTTTTATACCGAAGAGTTGCCACGTGTTCGCCCAGAGTCTAAAGCCGCACTTGAGAGCAACCTCGATAAGCTAGAGAAGCAATTGGAGCTAATGGAGTTTGATGAGGTGCCAGTAATTGATGTTGAAACTACTGCGGGATTGGTGATAGAAGAAATTGATGCAGATGCCTTTTCTGAACCAGTATCAATAGACACGACATCAACAGAGGTAGAAGCGGCGACTGTTGTTAGCGAAGTTGCGGCTCCAGTTGAAAGCCTGGTAGTAGAGGCCGAGCAAGCCCCAGTAGCTGATCGTATTGATGATGCTGAGTTGCTAGATATTTATCTGACTGAGTCAGAAGAGGTTTTAGCTAATATTGCGCAAAACCTGCAGGCTTTGCGTATAAATGCCACTGATAAAGAAGCGCTGGTCGAAGTGCGTCGAGGCTTTCATACGCTTAAAGGCAGTGGCCGCACGGTAGGAATGAAGTCTACTGCTGAGGTTGCTTGGGCCGTGGAACAGTTATTAAATCTTTTGATGGAGCGCAAAACTGCTCCTACTGCATCGCAGATTGCCTTTATTGAAGATGCTAGTGCTGCCTTTGCAGGATGGACAGCCACCCTCAAAGAGGTGGGTGAAGTACATCTGGATTATGTGCCTTGGCAACAGCGTGCACATGCCCTTGAAAATGAAGCTGTGCGCCAAAAACCAGCTAGTGAAGAAGTGGTGATTGGTGGTACTTACAAGATCAGCCGTGGCTTGTTTAATATATTCATGCTCGAAGCCGAAGAGCATATGCAAGCGCTGAATGAGAGCGTGCCTGAAGTCAAGGCGCAGATGCTGGCTGGTGAAGTTAAAAAACCTTCTGATAGCAGCCGTCGTGCAGCGCATACGCTGGCGAGTAATGCAGGCACCACAGGTTTTAAAGCCATTGGCGTATTGTCTCGTGAATTAGAGTATTGGTTTGACGAGCATCAAGGGTACTGGACACCACAAACCTTCGCCCTCTATGAAAATGTAGTCACTGCCTTGGGCAATATGTTGCGAAAAGCAGCTTTGTTGCGACAACCTAAACAAGTACCAAGTTTGGTTGTTGCACTGCAAGAAGCCACTGCGCAAGCGGCTTCTGTACAACAAGTGGCAGAATCCGCCGATGTTCCATATGAAGCCCAAGAAGATGTGCTGGCAGAAGTCGACGTATCTGCAGAAATTGAAGTACCAGCCTTCCTAGATATGGCTGAACCTGATAGATTGGCTGTAGAACTCGGCGCTGGCGATGGTCAAGAAGCCAACGAAGAAACTGTCGCCGAGATTTCCGAGAATCAAACGGACTATGTGACACTGGAAAGTTCTGATGGCGAACTATCTACCACAGAGCCAACAGGTGTTAAATCGTCTGACGAAGCCGCAGTCATTGAAACTAATTTAAGCGTATCTGAAGATACACCAGAGCTTGCTCAGCCGATTATTGAGCCTATTAACCAGCCTCAAGTTGCTGACGCATATTCTAGCCAAGACAGTGTAGAGAACGAATTGCTGACCATGTTTGTTGAAGAAGCGCATGAGCTTTTGCCTGTGGTCGGCAATGAGTTGCGTGCATGGCGCAATGAGCCAACGGAACTTAGCCACTCAGACGAATTGCAACGTGCCTTGCATACCCTAAAGGGCAGTGCGCGTATGGTTGGCCAGGCTGAGTTGGCTGATACTGTGCATGGAATGGAAGACCGCGTGATTCGCGGGCTTAAGAGCAAAACCAAAAAGGTGGATTTTGATGGTTTATTTGGTGATCTAGACCAAATTGGTGTATTCGTCGATGCAGCTACTAGCTCTTTAACTGCTAATTCACCGTTAACAGCACATCAACCACAGACAGAAAATCGCGCCCTGCGCCCAGTTGAGCGTACTGTGCAATACCTGCGTATGCGTGCTGATGTATTGGATAGGCTGATCAACGAAGCAGGTGAAATCAGTATTGCGCGCTCACGCGTTGAGCGAGAAATGATCGCATTCAAGCATTTTTCTCTTGACCTTACTGAAAGCGTACAGCGGCTGCGTGGTCAGTTGCGCGAGATGGAGATCGAAGCTGAAAGCCAGATGCAGTCACGCATGGCTTATCTGCAAGAAACCAATGAGACATTTGATCCGCTGGAATTTGACCGTTTTACCCGATTGCAAGAACTGACCCGAATGATGGCGGAAAGTGTGAACGACGTTTCCACCATTCAGCATGGCCTGCTCGGCAATATGGATGAAGCTGAGTCTGCCTTGCAGCAACAGAATCGTATGAATCGTGAATTGCAGCATGGTCTGATGGATGTGCGTATGGTGCCATTTTCTATGGTGACAGAACGCTTGCAGCGTATCGTCAGGCAGACGGCCAAAGAGCTTGAAAAAGAGGTTGAACTGCATATTGATGGTGAATCAGTGGACGTAGACCGTAGCGTGCTGGATAAAATCGGCGCGCCACTAGAGCATTTATTGCGTAATGCCGTGGCACACGGTATGGAAACCCCTGCTGAACGCAAAAAAGCCAAAAAGCAGATCACAGGTAAAGTCAATTTAGTCGTCAGACGAGAAAATGATGAAATTATCATGACCGTTTCTGACGATGGCGCGGGTATTAACCTTGAGCGCGTTAAAAGTAAGGCAATAGAAAACGGTCTTTTCAGTGCAGAGCATGAAGTGAGCGAACAAGCACTGATGTCAGTGATTTTTGAGCCAGGCTTTTCAACTGCAACTGATGTCACACAAATCTCAGGCCGGGGCGTTGGCTTGGATTCGGTACGTAGTGACATTACTGCTCTCGGTGGCCGTATTGATGTAAACAATGCTGTTGGCCAAGGTGCTGTATTTACCATTTATCTGCCAGTCACACTTTCCGTGTCACAAGTTCTATTGGTTAGGGCTGGTACCAATGTATTTGCATTGCCTTCTGTGATGGTGGAGCAAGCGCAAAAAATCAAAGCAGATGATCTGGCAAAAGCCACAGAGCAAGGCCATATTGAATGGTCTGGGCGTGATTATCCCTTGTATTACCTCAATAAACTCATAGGCGACAATGAGCAACTGGCAGAAGAGCATCGCTATACGCCAGTATTGCTATTACGCAGCGGTACTTACCATATCGCCTTGCATGTCGATGAAATCGTCAATAATCAGGAAGTTGTGATGAAGCCGATTGGCGCGCAGCTTTCGCGTGTGCCGGGCATTATCGGTGCAACAGTGATGGGTGATGGTAAAGTGGTTTTGATTATCAACCCTGTGCAACTTGCTAACCGTGAAGTGCTGGCTGTAGGTAATATTCGTGTCAGTAATGCGCCAGTCGTTAAAGTCGAGGTTAATCCTACAATTCTGGTGGTGGATGACTCACTCACTATGCGTAAGGTACTAAGCCGTCTGCTAGAGCGTGAAAATTACAAGGTGCTGCTTGCTAAAGATGGTATGGATGCGCTGCAA
- a CDS encoding FIST signal transduction protein: protein MLIRQESLAGKDGLKDFSSNSPLPNANLVLVFGSVKRFSEPKLQSVLKLRYPSAEIIGCTTSGEINPDGVFDETLQITAILWEKTVQRVTHLKKSEAETSFEVAEKLAGQLKADTLRTVLVISDGLNVNGSELLKGFQSVLGAEIPIVGGMAGDSAAFVKTLQLFNHIVSDNLVIAVGLYGKHLVTASGALGGWKPYGPLRKITRSIKNVVYEMDGKPALPLYRMYIGEQNAKSLPGSGLRFPFAVIEDGKREVEKVRTLLAVNQAENSLTFAGNVEEGESVRLCQTTHERLVEGAGGAAHLVTGNLKEVDTTRTGLALCVSCVGRKGVMAEQTADEITEVKKILGSQTILAGFYSYGEFAPRPNTNDSVLHNQTMTIGYLSEDLLA from the coding sequence ATGTTAATCAGACAAGAATCTCTAGCCGGCAAAGACGGTCTAAAAGATTTTTCATCGAACTCACCCCTACCTAACGCCAATCTGGTACTGGTGTTTGGCTCAGTTAAACGGTTCAGTGAACCTAAACTACAAAGCGTCCTTAAACTGCGCTATCCGAGCGCAGAGATAATCGGTTGCACAACGTCTGGCGAGATCAATCCTGATGGCGTGTTCGATGAGACCTTGCAAATCACTGCCATTTTGTGGGAAAAAACGGTACAGCGTGTCACACATCTCAAAAAATCTGAGGCAGAAACATCATTTGAAGTCGCAGAGAAACTAGCAGGACAGCTCAAGGCAGACACATTACGCACTGTATTGGTCATCTCTGACGGCCTAAACGTCAATGGCTCAGAACTTCTAAAAGGTTTTCAAAGTGTACTTGGCGCAGAAATCCCTATTGTCGGTGGCATGGCTGGCGACAGCGCGGCCTTTGTCAAAACATTGCAACTATTCAATCATATTGTGTCAGATAACCTAGTAATTGCAGTCGGCTTATACGGCAAGCACTTAGTAACGGCCAGTGGCGCACTTGGTGGGTGGAAACCATATGGCCCATTGCGCAAAATCACACGCTCAATCAAAAATGTGGTCTACGAGATGGACGGCAAACCAGCTCTACCACTCTACCGCATGTACATTGGCGAACAGAATGCCAAGAGTCTACCCGGGTCTGGCTTACGCTTCCCTTTTGCAGTGATTGAAGATGGTAAGCGTGAAGTAGAAAAGGTGCGTACATTACTCGCAGTTAACCAAGCGGAAAATAGCCTGACATTTGCGGGTAACGTAGAAGAAGGCGAAAGTGTACGTCTATGCCAAACGACGCATGAGCGATTGGTCGAAGGTGCAGGCGGCGCCGCACATTTAGTCACTGGCAATTTAAAAGAAGTCGATACCACGCGCACAGGCTTAGCACTATGCGTAAGCTGCGTAGGTAGAAAAGGTGTGATGGCAGAGCAAACAGCAGATGAAATTACTGAAGTAAAAAAGATATTAGGCTCACAAACCATACTGGCAGGCTTTTACTCTTATGGTGAGTTTGCACCGCGCCCGAATACCAATGACAGTGTGCTACACAATCAAACCATGACCATAGGCTATTTAAGTGAAGATTTGCTAGCGTAA
- a CDS encoding methyl-accepting chemotaxis protein — MALKLSEIDFKGLPAKLVEDLKNTFTRRVKLDPEAPASGSLSRGLIALFVLSALVASLTLLFHVRQVQREHNFAEAAASLQIFAHQATRDAVLATYGNESAGAHLTAASKNLDEATQLMHKLQSDTLLTDRKVAIALEELDAEWKVFSGLIKSIEPGQPDAAATTAKVDEIVAAGEKYATTAQNMIADYNAQGKAIILLGISVIAGVAALSLLVYLGYRQIMSAKRRFGEMEQANLGNQEAILHLLDEMGDLADGDLTVKAQVTENITGAIADSINYTIDSLRDLVAEINRATQQVNQATAQAQETSDSLLAAAEEQSRQIEDTGEAVTDMTRSILNVSSNAGQAAEVAQRSLQAATQGAQAVQNTISGMNEIRSQIQETSKRIKRLGESSQEISEIVELISDITEQTNILALNAAIQAASAGEAGRGFTVVAEEVQRLAERSSEATKQISAIVKTIQTDTNSAVAAMEKSTEGVVEGARLSDAAGQALNEIETVTNNLARLIQAISEATVAQTEVAATVSRNMQQIQNITSQTTEGTKQTAESVGQLSSLSEELRESVAGFKLS, encoded by the coding sequence ATGGCACTGAAATTATCAGAGATCGATTTTAAAGGCTTGCCAGCAAAGCTGGTGGAAGACCTTAAAAATACATTCACAAGAAGAGTCAAGCTCGACCCTGAAGCGCCAGCGTCTGGCAGCCTTTCTCGCGGCTTGATTGCATTGTTTGTATTGAGCGCCTTGGTTGCTTCACTCACCCTTTTATTCCACGTCAGGCAAGTGCAGCGCGAACATAACTTTGCAGAAGCGGCTGCTAGTTTGCAGATTTTTGCTCATCAGGCAACGCGCGATGCAGTGCTAGCAACCTACGGCAATGAGTCCGCAGGGGCCCACCTTACTGCTGCTAGTAAAAACCTTGATGAAGCCACACAGCTAATGCACAAGCTTCAATCAGATACTTTGCTAACTGATCGTAAAGTGGCTATAGCTTTAGAAGAACTAGATGCAGAATGGAAAGTATTCAGCGGTTTAATCAAAAGTATTGAGCCAGGTCAGCCCGATGCCGCAGCAACAACAGCCAAAGTCGATGAAATTGTTGCAGCAGGCGAGAAATACGCTACTACAGCGCAAAACATGATTGCAGACTACAACGCGCAAGGTAAGGCGATTATCCTGCTTGGCATTTCAGTGATTGCCGGCGTTGCTGCACTGTCCTTGTTGGTATATCTAGGTTACCGCCAGATCATGAGTGCTAAGCGTCGTTTTGGCGAAATGGAACAAGCTAATCTGGGTAATCAAGAAGCTATTTTGCATTTGCTGGATGAAATGGGCGATCTGGCCGATGGTGACTTAACGGTAAAAGCGCAGGTGACTGAGAATATTACTGGCGCGATTGCAGACTCCATCAATTACACCATCGATAGCTTGCGAGATCTGGTTGCTGAGATTAACCGAGCAACACAGCAGGTGAATCAGGCAACTGCACAAGCGCAAGAAACTTCAGACTCACTACTTGCCGCTGCAGAAGAGCAATCTCGCCAGATTGAAGATACAGGTGAAGCGGTTACCGATATGACGCGTTCAATCTTGAACGTATCAAGCAATGCGGGTCAGGCAGCAGAGGTTGCGCAACGTTCATTGCAAGCGGCTACACAGGGTGCGCAAGCTGTGCAGAATACGATTTCGGGTATGAACGAAATTCGCTCACAGATTCAGGAAACCTCGAAGCGAATCAAGCGACTGGGTGAGAGCTCACAAGAAATTAGTGAAATCGTTGAGCTGATTTCCGACATTACCGAACAGACCAATATTCTGGCGTTGAATGCGGCGATTCAAGCGGCATCAGCTGGTGAAGCGGGGCGTGGTTTTACGGTGGTTGCGGAAGAAGTTCAACGGCTGGCTGAGCGCTCTTCTGAAGCGACCAAGCAGATTAGTGCGATTGTGAAAACCATTCAGACCGATACGAATAGCGCGGTAGCCGCGATGGAAAAGAGTACCGAGGGTGTGGTTGAAGGGGCTCGGCTCTCAGACGCTGCGGGTCAGGCGCTGAACGAAATTGAAACGGTTACCAACAACTTGGCAAGATTGATTCAGGCGATTTCGGAAGCGACTGTTGCGCAAACCGAAGTGGCTGCGACCGTGAGTCGAAACATGCAGCAGATTCAAAACATCACATCGCAAACAACCGAGGGTACCAAGCAGACTGCTGAATCCGTGGGTCAGCTCAGTAGCTTGTCTGAAGAGTTGCGCGAGTCAGTCGCTGGTTTCAAACTTTCTTAA
- a CDS encoding response regulator produces MALLKILVVDDSATDRFYLTEMLENAGYIVSTASSGEDCLVQVDASPPHLIVMDVIMPGLNGFQTTRKLTRNPETSHIPVIMCTGKQQATDQMWALRQGAKDCVMKPVNAHELLSKIKALT; encoded by the coding sequence ATGGCGCTTTTAAAAATCCTGGTGGTCGATGATTCAGCGACCGACCGCTTTTACCTAACCGAAATGCTTGAAAATGCAGGTTACATTGTTTCCACCGCATCCAGCGGTGAAGATTGTCTGGTGCAGGTTGATGCCAGCCCGCCACATCTTATTGTGATGGACGTTATCATGCCAGGCCTCAATGGCTTTCAGACCACTCGAAAACTCACCCGCAACCCTGAAACCTCACACATTCCAGTGATCATGTGTACGGGTAAGCAGCAGGCGACAGATCAGATGTGGGCATTGCGCCAAGGCGCTAAAGACTGCGTGATGAAGCCAGTGAATGCGCATGAGTTGCTGTCCAAAATCAAAGCGCTGACTTAA
- a CDS encoding response regulator translates to MVIDDSNTIRRSAEIFLKQSGCQVILAEDGFDALAKISNLLPNLIFVDIMMPRLDGYQTCALIKRNPRYKSIPVIMLSSKDGLFDRARGRMVGSDQYLTKPFTQESLLQAISEYAKAGSDATNEDE, encoded by the coding sequence ATGGTGATTGACGATAGTAATACCATCCGTCGAAGCGCTGAGATTTTCCTGAAACAATCTGGATGTCAGGTCATACTCGCCGAAGATGGGTTTGATGCTTTGGCTAAAATCTCAAATCTGCTACCTAATCTCATATTTGTCGACATCATGATGCCGCGTCTTGACGGCTACCAGACCTGCGCTTTAATCAAAAGAAATCCACGTTATAAAAGTATCCCTGTCATTATGCTCTCGAGTAAAGATGGCTTGTTTGATCGCGCACGCGGCCGTATGGTTGGCTCTGATCAATATCTCACTAAACCTTTCACGCAAGAATCGTTATTACAAGCAATTAGTGAATACGCTAAAGCGGGTTCCGATGCTACCAACGAGGACGAATAG